The proteins below come from a single Panicum hallii strain FIL2 chromosome 7, PHallii_v3.1, whole genome shotgun sequence genomic window:
- the LOC112901662 gene encoding heavy metal-associated isoprenylated plant protein 7-like, producing the protein MRVYMHCKGCAKKVKKILRRFDGVEDVIADSISRKVVVKGKKAAANPMKVVEYVQKKTGHKVELISPIPPPLEEKKEEEKKEETEPPKPEEEPLVITVVLKMHIHCKACAQWIMKRILKMKGVQSAELDLKASQVTVKGVLEEAKLAQYVYKRTGKHVAIIKSELVAPLESAGGDNIGNKEKKVEGGDEKEGSGNNNGEGMDGEDRENDTTSIAAPNMYMYYPQFGFPVGYYSPPPPPGYFYQAAYPPPSYAVYAPHHQMMAPQIFSDENPNACSIM; encoded by the exons ATGAGAGTCTACATGCACTGCAAGGGATGCGCCAAGAAGGTCAAGAAGATCCTTAGACGCTTCGACG GAGTTGAGGACGTGATTGCTGACTCTATATCACGCAAGGTGGTGGTGAAGGGGAAGAAGGCGGCCGCCAACCCGATGAAGGTGGTGGAGTATGTCCAGAAAAAGACTGGCCACAAGGTGGAGCTCATCTCGCCGATACCACCTCCTCTTGAGGAGAAGAaagaagaggagaagaaggaggagaccGAGCCACCTaagccggaggaggag CCGCTGGTGATCACTGTTGTGCTCAAGATGCACATCCACTGCAAGGCATGTGCTCAGTGGATCATGAAGAGGATCCTCAAGATGAAAG GGGTGCAATCTGCAGAACTGGACCTAAAGGCATCGCAGGTGACAGTGAAGGGTGTTTTGGAGGAGGCCAAGCTGGCCCAGTACGTGTACAAGCGCACCGGTAAGCATGTGGCCATCATCAAGTCCGAGCTGGTCGCTCCGCTGGAAAGCGCTGGTGGCGACAACATAGGAAACAAGGAGAAGAAGGTGGAAGGCGGTGACGAGAAAGAGGGCAGCGGCAACAACAATGGTGAGGGGATGGATGGAGAGGATAGGGAAAATGACACTACCTCCATCGCCGCGCCCAATATGTACATGTACTACCCGCAGTTTGGATTCCCTGTGGGGTACTActcaccgccaccaccgccaggTTATTTCTATCAGGCAGCCTATCCACCACCGTCGTATGCGGTGTACGCGCCGCACCACCAGATGATGGCGCCACAGATCTTCAGCGACGAGAATCCGAACGCATGCTCCATCATGTGA